One window from the genome of Hyalangium ruber encodes:
- a CDS encoding cytochrome P450, translating into MTTPAAAQLGLEYKPLEAPQLNDPFPFYARLRHEAPVTFAPAFQLWLVSRYADVQAALRDPKRFSSRDILRPPVDLPPEMLEYLKEAGYSPEYPLLGDDPPSHTRIRGLVGKAFSVASVAAMETRIREIARSYVDALLRAGPRADVVAGLSFPLPMHIITTLLGIPASDGEKLKGWCADENLFFVPHLPPEARMHSARGVAAFRHYLRAMVEERQKNPRPDDFLTSLIQARLEGERPLNLVELINLSSVIVFAGHETTTNLMSSALLYLLRHPTAWQELRANPAALPNAIDEVLRFDTPVVGMMRTATEDVELSSTQVPAGARLLLLFASANRDEAIFPEGAERLDIHRANANRHIGFGHGAHYCVGAQLAKLEMRIALEMLLERLPNPRLVPEKPVPYLPALIHRGPRQLWVEWDAA; encoded by the coding sequence ATGACCACCCCCGCAGCCGCTCAGCTCGGACTGGAGTACAAGCCGCTCGAAGCGCCCCAGCTGAACGATCCGTTCCCGTTCTACGCCCGGCTGCGCCACGAGGCGCCCGTCACCTTCGCGCCAGCCTTCCAGCTCTGGCTCGTCAGCCGGTACGCGGACGTGCAGGCCGCGCTGCGGGACCCCAAGCGCTTCAGCTCGCGCGACATCCTCCGCCCTCCGGTGGACCTGCCTCCGGAGATGCTCGAGTACCTGAAGGAGGCGGGCTACTCGCCCGAGTATCCGCTGCTGGGAGATGATCCGCCCTCCCACACGCGCATCCGTGGCCTCGTCGGCAAGGCCTTCTCCGTGGCGAGCGTCGCCGCCATGGAGACGCGCATCCGGGAGATCGCCCGCTCCTATGTCGATGCGCTGCTGCGCGCGGGCCCCCGCGCGGACGTCGTCGCGGGGCTGAGCTTCCCGCTGCCCATGCACATCATCACCACGCTGCTCGGCATCCCGGCTTCCGACGGGGAGAAGCTCAAGGGGTGGTGCGCGGACGAGAACCTCTTCTTCGTCCCCCACCTGCCTCCCGAGGCGCGCATGCACAGCGCGCGGGGCGTGGCCGCCTTCCGCCACTACCTGCGCGCCATGGTCGAGGAGCGCCAGAAGAACCCGCGCCCGGACGACTTCCTCACCAGCCTCATCCAGGCGCGGCTCGAGGGCGAGCGCCCCCTGAACCTCGTGGAGCTCATCAACCTCTCCAGCGTCATCGTCTTCGCCGGCCACGAGACGACCACCAACCTGATGAGCAGCGCGCTGCTCTACCTGCTCCGCCACCCCACCGCCTGGCAGGAGCTGCGCGCCAACCCCGCTGCCCTCCCCAACGCCATCGACGAGGTGCTGCGCTTCGACACGCCCGTGGTGGGGATGATGCGCACCGCCACGGAGGACGTGGAGCTGTCCAGCACCCAGGTCCCCGCGGGCGCGCGGTTGCTGCTCCTGTTCGCCTCGGCCAACCGGGACGAGGCCATCTTCCCCGAGGGGGCGGAGCGCCTCGACATCCACCGCGCCAACGCCAACCGCCACATCGGCTTCGGGCATGGTGCCCACTACTGCGTCGGCGCGCAGCTGGCGAAGCTGGAGATGCGCATCGCCCTGGAGATGCTGCTCGAGCGCCTGCCGAATCCGCGGCTCGTGCCGGAGAAGCCCGTGCCCTATCTGCCCGCGCTGATCCACCGAGGGCCCCGCCAGCTGTGGGTGGAGTGGGACGCGGCGTGA
- a CDS encoding Dauer Up-regulated codes for MSRPVDSGDAAAARAAAEAAARAAAEAARRAAEAEARRAAAEAARQEAAKNKAGTKSTKPEKPVAARDEFTASTTNTTRPNQVNLEGTPANTETTPQAGQLPQNPDELPKLFPELKDKSKEDLKKTYDSMKKLVEGSFSEKAAALGELSEQFPDTTKNVLDKLGVKDNKLAQLATNSEALKALGELTSSESSTVDKAKAAMELASAAGEIFKPEELKGVLNTVLNGLPAGAKLAEAISAFTDPEKSGAEKAEATLALAESLKDFAGKQFPELANDLRKLDGTFRAASAAITLLNPDASVKDKAVALAQLVAEAPDIKKDLAAFTEALKKRGVKNAEEIATQAGVETAVKGLAPELASKLTPEQLKGLEELATKVGPDELEKVLGGIKDPKALEALTGQLTKLDAASGKRLLSALGDMEHGALAKTLTDPKTVEQLSTLATKLDDEAMGHVAKLAKDMDADMLRTFLKFTDGVDADLLKTGIKGIGPALTEGGGKLVGQTLKVLDDVLGKMGIKAGKEVAEKVFKNLAKIIPFAGAVPGLIDAAKYGKEAAELRDKNKDLGFFALLGANLNGADAVVGTVLSATGVGAAVDLGVGALFGVAELALDLAFDAEKEKFEKDPQNYQAPDWMKAVNLAGAALMGPSGAVQLAGYYGPEGAAELAQWGIEKGAKGAVDLAKNIGISAADATGDQLKTTAAFIRQMADVVRNPSKYGEAAVNAARDAFNTALETGGAIAEEAKKVLTGVIDEAKKLGEKGLETLKFIAQNPGEAAKLAVDGIKSMVENGAELLKAGGEAVLKKAVETLDTLKKGWESLTGAAKEKAKELIDGAKNAIGSAINKAKELGEKGLQTLMWAAQNPGEVADMAKKALTDIMAAGGELAQKTWQGIQNLGTKGLELAEATIKGLKDLGGKAVDTLKYIAENPGQAAAQVRDWVGQTLSDMVRKGGEAAKQAATAIKDFVDRRVDWAKKFATDLLKDGVQAFKDVAKAWAENLSEGGKEILSALKDLGDAGVDALKDLASAGGKLAETAVGYLNDLAKMGIDAAKGALEGLAALGGEVGRLAGDAFNAVKNATNGEIDIGGWKVDVNPFW; via the coding sequence ATGTCCCGCCCCGTTGATTCTGGCGATGCCGCCGCCGCCCGCGCCGCCGCTGAAGCCGCCGCTCGCGCCGCCGCCGAGGCCGCGCGCCGCGCCGCCGAGGCCGAAGCCCGCCGCGCCGCCGCCGAGGCCGCGCGCCAGGAGGCCGCGAAGAACAAGGCCGGCACCAAGTCGACCAAGCCCGAGAAGCCGGTCGCCGCGCGGGACGAGTTCACCGCCTCCACCACCAACACCACCCGCCCCAACCAGGTGAACCTCGAGGGCACCCCGGCCAACACGGAGACCACGCCCCAGGCCGGCCAGCTCCCGCAGAACCCGGACGAGCTGCCCAAGCTCTTCCCCGAGCTGAAGGACAAGTCCAAGGAGGACCTGAAGAAGACGTACGACTCGATGAAGAAGCTGGTCGAAGGCAGCTTCTCCGAGAAGGCCGCCGCCCTGGGCGAGCTGTCCGAGCAGTTCCCGGACACCACCAAGAACGTGCTCGACAAGCTGGGCGTGAAGGACAACAAGCTGGCGCAGCTGGCCACCAACTCCGAGGCGCTCAAGGCGCTGGGCGAGCTGACCAGCAGCGAGTCCTCCACCGTCGACAAGGCCAAGGCCGCGATGGAGCTGGCCAGCGCCGCCGGGGAAATCTTCAAGCCCGAGGAGCTCAAGGGCGTCCTCAACACCGTGCTCAACGGCCTGCCCGCCGGCGCCAAGCTGGCCGAGGCCATCAGCGCCTTCACCGACCCCGAGAAGTCCGGCGCCGAGAAGGCAGAGGCCACGCTGGCCCTGGCCGAGTCCCTCAAGGACTTCGCCGGCAAGCAGTTCCCCGAGCTGGCCAACGACTTGCGCAAGCTGGATGGCACCTTCCGGGCCGCCAGCGCCGCCATCACCCTGCTCAACCCGGACGCCTCGGTGAAGGACAAGGCCGTGGCCCTGGCGCAGCTCGTCGCCGAGGCGCCGGACATCAAGAAGGACCTCGCGGCCTTCACCGAGGCGCTCAAGAAGCGCGGCGTGAAGAACGCCGAGGAGATCGCCACCCAGGCCGGCGTCGAGACGGCGGTGAAGGGGCTCGCCCCGGAGCTGGCCAGCAAGCTCACCCCCGAGCAGCTCAAGGGCCTGGAGGAGCTGGCCACCAAGGTCGGCCCCGACGAGCTGGAGAAGGTGCTGGGCGGCATCAAGGACCCCAAGGCGCTCGAGGCCCTCACCGGCCAGCTGACCAAGCTGGACGCGGCCTCCGGCAAGCGCCTGCTGTCGGCGCTGGGCGACATGGAGCACGGCGCGCTGGCCAAGACGCTCACCGACCCGAAGACGGTCGAGCAGCTGAGCACGCTGGCCACCAAGCTGGATGACGAGGCCATGGGCCACGTCGCCAAGCTGGCCAAGGACATGGATGCGGACATGCTCCGCACCTTCCTGAAGTTCACCGACGGGGTGGACGCCGACCTGCTCAAGACGGGCATCAAGGGCATTGGCCCCGCGCTCACCGAGGGCGGCGGCAAGCTGGTGGGCCAGACGCTCAAGGTGTTGGACGACGTCCTCGGCAAGATGGGCATCAAGGCCGGCAAGGAGGTCGCCGAGAAGGTCTTCAAGAACCTGGCGAAGATCATCCCGTTCGCCGGCGCGGTGCCGGGCCTCATCGACGCGGCCAAGTACGGCAAGGAGGCCGCCGAGCTCCGCGACAAGAACAAGGACCTGGGCTTCTTCGCGCTGCTGGGCGCCAACCTGAACGGCGCCGACGCGGTGGTGGGCACCGTGCTGAGCGCCACGGGCGTGGGCGCGGCCGTGGACCTGGGCGTGGGCGCGCTGTTCGGCGTGGCCGAGCTGGCGCTGGACCTGGCCTTCGACGCGGAGAAGGAGAAGTTCGAGAAGGATCCGCAGAACTACCAGGCCCCCGACTGGATGAAGGCCGTGAACCTCGCGGGCGCGGCCCTCATGGGTCCGTCGGGCGCGGTGCAGCTGGCCGGCTACTACGGCCCCGAGGGCGCCGCCGAGCTGGCCCAGTGGGGCATCGAGAAGGGCGCCAAGGGCGCGGTGGACCTGGCCAAGAACATCGGCATCTCCGCCGCGGACGCCACGGGGGACCAGCTCAAGACGACCGCAGCGTTCATCCGCCAGATGGCCGACGTGGTGCGCAACCCCTCCAAGTACGGCGAGGCCGCCGTGAACGCGGCGCGCGATGCGTTCAACACCGCGCTGGAGACGGGCGGGGCCATCGCCGAGGAGGCCAAGAAGGTCCTCACCGGCGTCATCGACGAGGCCAAGAAGCTGGGCGAGAAGGGCCTGGAGACGCTCAAGTTCATCGCCCAGAACCCGGGCGAGGCCGCCAAGCTGGCCGTTGACGGCATCAAGAGCATGGTCGAGAACGGCGCCGAGCTGCTGAAGGCCGGCGGCGAGGCGGTGCTCAAGAAGGCCGTGGAGACGCTCGACACCCTGAAGAAGGGCTGGGAGAGCCTCACCGGCGCCGCCAAGGAGAAGGCCAAGGAGCTCATCGACGGCGCCAAGAACGCCATCGGCTCGGCCATCAACAAGGCCAAGGAGCTGGGCGAGAAGGGCCTGCAGACGCTCATGTGGGCGGCGCAGAACCCGGGCGAGGTGGCCGACATGGCCAAGAAGGCGCTCACGGACATCATGGCCGCGGGCGGCGAGCTGGCGCAGAAGACGTGGCAGGGCATCCAGAACCTGGGCACCAAGGGCCTGGAGCTGGCCGAGGCCACCATCAAGGGCCTCAAGGACCTGGGCGGCAAGGCGGTGGACACGCTCAAGTACATCGCCGAGAACCCGGGCCAGGCGGCCGCGCAGGTGCGCGACTGGGTGGGCCAGACGCTCTCGGACATGGTCCGCAAGGGTGGCGAGGCCGCCAAGCAGGCCGCCACCGCCATCAAGGACTTCGTGGACCGCCGCGTGGACTGGGCCAAGAAGTTCGCCACCGACCTGCTCAAGGACGGCGTGCAGGCGTTCAAGGACGTGGCCAAGGCCTGGGCGGAGAACCTCAGCGAGGGTGGCAAGGAGATCCTCTCGGCGCTCAAGGACCTGGGCGATGCCGGAGTGGACGCGCTCAAGGACCTGGCCAGCGCCGGCGGCAAGCTGGCGGAGACGGCGGTGGGCTACCTGAACGACCTGGCCAAGATGGGCATCGACGCCGCCAAGGGCGCGCTCGAGGGCCTGGCCGCGCTGGGCGGCGAGGTGGGCCGCCTCGCGGGCGATGCCTTCAACGCGGTGAAGAACGCCACCAACGGAGAGATCGACATCGGCGGCTGGAAGGTGGACGTGAACCCGTTCTGGTGA
- a CDS encoding NAD(P)/FAD-dependent oxidoreductase: MRVVILGGGYAGLSCALRLARRAKGRVSVTLVSASPRFVERIRLHEEAAGKKRVSRELSAMVAGTGVTLKIGSITDIDSRGEVHVGGERLPYDRLVVALGSRVDVDAVPGIREHASTLDPTSSAELAARLPAIAARGGRLVVIGGGLTGIEGASELAEAHPGLQVTLLSSGEPGEGFSEAGRAHLRAALGRLGVTLEQGRVRSLQAGAVELQDRTVPFDACLWAGGFVAPEVVRRSGLPVNTRGQLLVDPFLRSLGNVYIYAVGDVGAPVEPPSAMLMGCKTALPMGVHVAESLARAARGQPEEPFDYLDAGFCISLGRRDGLIQVMRQDGAPAKWVFTGRFAAWLKEAVCWGTVAALGAERAGWPLYRWRKTGRALAVGGSLQGARAA; encoded by the coding sequence ATGCGCGTCGTCATTCTGGGTGGAGGTTATGCAGGGCTCTCGTGTGCGCTTCGGCTGGCGCGGAGGGCGAAGGGCCGGGTCTCGGTCACGCTCGTGAGCGCGAGCCCTCGGTTCGTGGAGCGCATCCGGCTGCACGAGGAGGCGGCCGGGAAGAAACGGGTCTCGCGTGAGCTGTCGGCCATGGTGGCTGGGACCGGAGTCACGCTGAAGATCGGCTCCATCACGGACATTGATTCTCGCGGAGAGGTCCACGTCGGCGGGGAGCGGTTGCCCTATGACCGGCTGGTGGTGGCGCTGGGCTCGCGGGTGGACGTGGACGCGGTGCCGGGCATCCGGGAGCATGCCTCCACGCTGGACCCCACCTCCTCGGCCGAGCTGGCCGCGCGCCTGCCGGCCATCGCCGCGCGCGGGGGACGGCTCGTCGTCATCGGCGGTGGGCTGACGGGAATCGAGGGCGCCAGCGAGCTGGCGGAGGCGCACCCGGGGCTCCAGGTGACGCTGCTGTCCTCGGGCGAGCCGGGCGAGGGCTTCTCGGAGGCGGGGCGCGCCCACCTGCGCGCGGCCCTGGGCCGGCTTGGCGTCACCCTGGAGCAGGGCCGGGTGCGGAGCCTCCAAGCGGGCGCCGTCGAGCTCCAGGATCGCACCGTCCCGTTCGACGCCTGCCTGTGGGCGGGGGGCTTCGTCGCTCCGGAGGTGGTGCGCCGCTCCGGGCTGCCGGTGAACACGCGCGGGCAACTGCTGGTGGATCCGTTCCTGCGCTCGCTGGGCAACGTGTACATCTACGCGGTCGGCGATGTGGGCGCTCCCGTGGAGCCGCCCTCCGCCATGCTGATGGGCTGCAAGACCGCGCTGCCGATGGGCGTCCACGTCGCCGAGAGCCTCGCGCGCGCCGCGAGGGGCCAGCCCGAGGAGCCCTTCGACTACCTGGATGCGGGCTTTTGCATCAGCCTCGGGCGCCGCGACGGCCTCATCCAAGTCATGCGCCAGGACGGCGCTCCCGCGAAATGGGTGTTCACGGGCCGCTTCGCCGCGTGGCTCAAGGAGGCGGTCTGCTGGGGCACGGTCGCGGCGCTCGGAGCCGAGCGCGCGGGGTGGCCGCTGTACCGCTGGCGGAAGACGGGGCGGGCGCTCGCGGTCGGGGGTTCGCTTCAGGGAGCCCGAGCGGCATGA
- a CDS encoding SUKH-3 domain-containing protein: protein MKRLDEPLSPEVLASLRSAGWAPERSAPVEPARQALLQEGVVLHPVAEQVLQSLGGLSLRSGPERGARRLQVDAVEACRWIAEEDWPYIQKLFSPSACPVASGEGMLHFVSAEGRWLALHERWTVCYFLPDLDSMLRFAVFGGAVTFESRGLNGNEVPPGY from the coding sequence ATGAAGCGCCTCGACGAGCCACTGAGCCCAGAGGTCCTCGCCAGCCTGCGGTCCGCGGGGTGGGCTCCTGAGCGCTCCGCGCCCGTCGAGCCCGCGCGCCAGGCACTCCTTCAAGAGGGCGTGGTCCTCCATCCCGTGGCCGAGCAGGTGCTCCAGTCCCTCGGCGGACTGTCACTTCGCAGCGGGCCTGAACGGGGCGCGCGACGCCTCCAGGTGGATGCCGTGGAGGCCTGCCGGTGGATTGCCGAGGAGGACTGGCCCTACATCCAGAAGCTATTCTCCCCTTCCGCCTGCCCGGTCGCGAGCGGCGAGGGCATGCTGCACTTCGTGTCCGCGGAAGGCCGGTGGCTGGCGCTCCATGAAAGATGGACCGTCTGTTACTTCCTGCCCGACCTGGACTCGATGCTGCGCTTCGCGGTGTTCGGAGGAGCCGTCACCTTCGAGAGCAGGGGGCTTAACGGGAACGAGGTGCCGCCCGGCTACTGA
- a CDS encoding RNA polymerase sigma-70 factor, whose translation MMTPVMEEAFEAHRPTLQAIAYRMLGSAAEAEDIVQEAWLRWQATPRDEVRSERAFLSTVVTRLCLDHLKSARATREVYPGPWLPEPVQTDAGVDPETISLAFLVLLESLSPVERAVYLLHEVFGYSHAEVARMVGKEEAACRQSLHRAREHIQARRPRFAPSKQAHERLVLGFLSACVSGDLESLKHLLAEDVTVWSDGGGKARGAATRPVRGADSVARLYIGGAKKAAHGVVPEIIEVNGWPALVLRLQGVVLNVITFETDGERIHAIRSVLNPDKLVRV comes from the coding sequence ATGATGACGCCCGTCATGGAAGAAGCGTTCGAGGCGCACAGGCCGACCTTGCAGGCAATCGCCTACCGCATGCTCGGCTCGGCCGCCGAGGCGGAGGACATCGTCCAGGAGGCCTGGCTGCGCTGGCAGGCTACTCCCCGAGACGAGGTGCGCTCGGAGCGGGCGTTCCTGTCCACGGTGGTGACGCGGCTGTGCCTGGACCACCTCAAGAGCGCGCGGGCCACGCGCGAGGTGTACCCCGGCCCGTGGCTGCCCGAGCCCGTACAAACGGACGCGGGGGTGGACCCGGAGACCATCTCCCTGGCGTTCCTGGTGCTGCTGGAGAGCCTGTCGCCGGTGGAGCGCGCCGTGTACCTGCTGCACGAGGTGTTCGGCTACAGCCACGCGGAGGTGGCGCGCATGGTGGGCAAGGAGGAGGCGGCCTGTCGGCAGAGCCTCCACCGGGCCCGGGAGCACATCCAGGCGCGGCGGCCCCGCTTCGCACCCTCCAAGCAGGCCCATGAGCGGCTGGTCCTGGGCTTTCTCTCGGCCTGCGTGAGCGGAGACCTGGAGAGCCTCAAGCACCTGCTCGCCGAGGACGTGACGGTCTGGTCGGATGGGGGCGGCAAGGCGAGGGGCGCGGCCACCCGGCCCGTCCGGGGTGCGGACTCCGTGGCTCGCCTCTACATCGGGGGAGCGAAGAAGGCGGCGCACGGCGTCGTGCCGGAGATCATCGAGGTCAACGGCTGGCCCGCGCTGGTGCTGCGGCTGCAGGGCGTGGTCCTCAACGTCATCACCTTCGAGACGGATGGCGAGCGCATCCACGCCATCCGCTCGGTGCTCAACCCGGACAAGCTCGTCCGGGTGTAG
- a CDS encoding cytochrome P450 produces the protein MSTTEVADPYGLMTRQFQVDPYPTYARLRDEAPAYFSEGWGGWILTRYQDVQAGFKDTRRMSSNRAGAFGALLPAALKERLAPVVRSLSSWALLIDPPDHTRIRSLVNKAFTPRLVEYLRPRIQELVDGMLDKAEASGRLDVVQDLANILPVSVIGEMLGIPREDSVKLTVWSNAFATFFGTAKYTPEVLDQMRTGIVEMEDYFRGVIAQRRKSATVGNDLLSTMMAAEDQGNILSEQEALATCSLVLFAGHETTTHLLTNGLYLLLKHPEQRGLMEGTDEQLTTAVEEILRYESPIQRLSRVITEDFELHGQTLKKGQKAFVMIGAANRDPLQFPKAEQLDLQRQDNRHIAFGFSIHYCLGAALARLEGQIALRTVLRRFPNMKLLQEPERLENVAFRGFKSMPVSLG, from the coding sequence ATGTCGACGACGGAAGTGGCTGACCCCTATGGCCTGATGACGCGCCAGTTCCAGGTGGATCCCTACCCCACCTACGCGCGGCTGCGCGACGAAGCCCCCGCCTATTTCAGCGAGGGCTGGGGCGGATGGATCCTCACGCGCTACCAGGACGTGCAGGCGGGCTTCAAGGACACGCGCCGCATGTCCTCCAACCGCGCCGGTGCCTTCGGCGCCCTGCTCCCCGCCGCTCTCAAGGAGCGCCTGGCCCCCGTGGTCCGCAGCCTCAGCTCCTGGGCGCTGCTCATCGACCCGCCCGACCACACGCGCATCCGCTCCCTGGTCAACAAAGCCTTCACCCCGCGCCTGGTGGAGTACCTGCGCCCCCGCATCCAGGAGCTGGTGGATGGGATGCTCGACAAGGCCGAGGCCTCCGGCCGCCTGGACGTGGTGCAGGACCTGGCCAACATCCTGCCCGTGTCCGTGATTGGCGAGATGCTGGGCATTCCGCGCGAGGACAGCGTGAAGCTCACCGTCTGGTCCAACGCGTTCGCCACCTTCTTCGGCACCGCCAAGTACACCCCCGAGGTGCTGGACCAGATGCGCACCGGCATCGTCGAGATGGAGGACTACTTCCGCGGCGTCATCGCCCAGCGCCGCAAGAGCGCCACCGTGGGCAATGACCTGCTGAGCACCATGATGGCCGCGGAGGACCAGGGCAACATCCTCTCCGAGCAGGAGGCGCTGGCCACCTGCTCCCTGGTGCTCTTCGCCGGCCACGAGACGACGACGCACCTGCTCACCAACGGCCTGTACCTGCTGCTCAAGCACCCCGAGCAGCGCGGCCTCATGGAGGGCACCGACGAGCAGCTCACCACCGCCGTGGAGGAGATCCTCCGCTACGAGAGCCCCATCCAGCGCCTGAGCCGCGTCATCACCGAGGACTTCGAGCTGCACGGGCAGACGCTCAAGAAGGGCCAGAAGGCGTTCGTGATGATTGGCGCCGCCAACCGCGATCCGCTCCAGTTCCCCAAGGCGGAGCAGCTGGATCTCCAGCGCCAGGACAACCGCCACATCGCCTTCGGCTTCAGCATCCACTACTGCCTGGGCGCCGCCCTGGCCCGCCTGGAGGGACAGATCGCCCTGCGCACCGTGCTGCGCCGCTTCCCCAACATGAAGCTCCTGCAGGAGCCCGAGCGGCTGGAGAACGTGGCCTTCCGCGGCTTCAAGTCCATGCCCGTCTCCCTGGGCTGA
- a CDS encoding sensor histidine kinase: MWLSRPGLRRPRPLRWHLALLIAGAVLPVVAFSGLVVLQRAHQMQEVVERRLQRSAHMITFSFEREASASIRTLQALAQSATLDHGDIEGFRAEALRVAQTQPSWLTVVLLTPEGEQLVNLRRPKGAPTVRVTEPASLRRTLETRQPTIGDLAPGQSTGQWAFPLRVPVIRDDQPRYVLTAVITPQALAGAVTHQRPVEDDEFTRTIVDRQGLIVFRTKNPERFIGTPATPNFLKSTRASTEGVFRSVTLEGSPSYVAFSRSSFSGWTSAVVVPVEVVNGSFRRSLLAVAVLGVLALLLSVVGAIAFSRRFARGIHSAAAAAEALATGGQPRIEPSPIAEVERLGHSLGVSAERLRQHAQVEQRARQELEQAVQARDEFLSLASHELKTPLTSLMLQAQLLQRRLQRDQSLPPETMGKLLDQTSRQAQRLARLVNDMLDISRITAGKLDLETETFDLAMLASEVVAKLSPQLAEARCEVSVQAPEPVIGSWDRHRLEQVLTNLLTNAARYGAGAPVEVSVRRRGHQVELRVRDRGRGIAPADQERIFQKFERAVNGSEVSGLGLGLFIVRELVEMHGGTVHVESTLGQGATFTVVLSSLEPPVPAGVSAESTG, from the coding sequence ATGTGGCTCTCGCGTCCTGGCCTTCGCCGCCCCCGACCGCTGCGCTGGCACCTCGCCTTGCTCATCGCGGGCGCCGTGCTCCCGGTCGTCGCGTTCTCCGGCCTCGTCGTGCTGCAGCGCGCCCATCAGATGCAAGAGGTGGTCGAGCGCCGCCTGCAGCGCTCGGCCCATATGATCACCTTCTCCTTCGAGCGAGAGGCCTCCGCCAGCATCCGCACGCTCCAGGCCCTGGCCCAGTCCGCGACGCTCGACCACGGTGACATCGAGGGCTTTCGCGCCGAGGCCCTCCGCGTGGCGCAGACGCAGCCTTCCTGGCTGACGGTGGTTCTTCTGACGCCGGAGGGAGAGCAGCTCGTCAACCTGAGGCGCCCCAAGGGCGCGCCCACCGTCCGGGTGACCGAGCCCGCCAGCCTCCGCCGCACCCTCGAGACGCGCCAGCCCACGATCGGAGACCTCGCACCCGGCCAATCCACGGGCCAGTGGGCCTTCCCGCTCCGCGTCCCCGTCATCCGGGACGACCAGCCGCGCTACGTGCTCACGGCCGTCATCACCCCCCAGGCCCTGGCGGGCGCCGTGACGCACCAGCGGCCCGTGGAGGACGACGAGTTCACCCGCACCATCGTCGACCGTCAGGGCCTCATCGTCTTCCGCACCAAGAACCCCGAGCGATTCATCGGCACCCCCGCCACGCCCAACTTCCTCAAGAGCACCCGAGCGTCGACCGAGGGCGTGTTCCGCAGCGTCACCCTGGAGGGCTCGCCCTCGTACGTGGCCTTCAGCCGCTCCTCCTTCTCGGGCTGGACGTCCGCGGTGGTGGTCCCCGTCGAGGTCGTCAACGGTTCCTTCCGGCGCTCGCTCCTGGCCGTCGCGGTCCTGGGCGTGCTGGCCCTGCTGCTGAGCGTGGTGGGCGCGATCGCCTTCTCCCGGCGCTTCGCTCGGGGCATCCACTCCGCCGCCGCCGCCGCCGAGGCCCTGGCCACCGGCGGCCAGCCCCGGATCGAACCCTCTCCCATCGCGGAGGTGGAGCGCCTGGGCCACTCGCTCGGCGTCTCGGCCGAGCGCCTGCGCCAGCACGCGCAGGTGGAGCAACGCGCCCGCCAGGAGCTGGAGCAGGCCGTGCAGGCGCGGGATGAGTTCCTCTCGCTCGCCTCGCACGAGCTGAAGACGCCGCTCACCTCGCTGATGCTCCAGGCGCAGCTGCTCCAGCGCAGGCTCCAGCGGGACCAGTCCCTGCCACCCGAGACCATGGGCAAGCTGCTGGACCAGACCTCCCGGCAGGCCCAGCGCCTGGCTCGACTGGTCAACGACATGCTCGACATCTCGCGCATCACCGCCGGAAAGCTCGACCTCGAGACAGAGACGTTCGATCTCGCGATGCTCGCGAGCGAGGTCGTCGCGAAGCTGAGTCCTCAGCTGGCCGAGGCGCGGTGCGAGGTGTCGGTGCAGGCCCCGGAGCCTGTCATCGGCAGCTGGGACCGCCACCGGCTCGAGCAGGTCCTCACCAACCTGCTCACGAACGCGGCCCGCTATGGCGCGGGCGCTCCCGTCGAGGTCAGCGTGCGCCGGCGCGGGCACCAGGTCGAGCTGCGGGTGAGAGACCGGGGCCGAGGCATCGCCCCAGCCGACCAGGAGCGCATCTTCCAGAAGTTCGAACGGGCCGTGAACGGCAGCGAGGTGAGCGGGCTCGGGCTCGGCCTGTTCATCGTGCGCGAGCTCGTCGAGATGCACGGAGGCACCGTCCACGTCGAGAGCACTCTGGGGCAGGGCGCCACCTTCACCGTCGTCCTCTCGTCCCTGGAGCCCCCGGTGCCGGCGGGTGTGTCCGCGGAGTCCACCGGCTGA